The window tattttatcatttgatgaaTCTGTTGACATTGGCTCATCCtcagttttatttatcattaaattattatcttgatttttttctggCTCATTTGTTGTTTcagcatttaatttttcaagctcactttcaatattatcaattttatcattttcatcatcattcatTTGTTGTAAATCATTATCTATTTGTTCTTGTttacattgtttatttacaacaGGTTCAATTTGTTCATGttcttgttctttttcttcattttcatttgtatttgtattatctaccttttcattttctttttcttgatcttgttgttgctgttgttgttgtaacttttcttcatcttctttttcttgtgATGTATCTAATTGATCAGTTATTATGTGTTTTTGTTCAGCTTCATCTTCAAATGACATTTCAGATAATTCTTGACTtgttggttgttgttgttgttgtaattcaGATTGTTCAGTTGGAAATGAATCACCTTCTGACGGTGCATTACTTACAATTTGCATATCACTTTCTGATGTAAGATTAGATTCACTTGGTTCAACTGGTAAATCATTAGGTGCTATTTCagattcatcattattatcttgtaaattttctgatgtattttcaatagtatcattatcatcattttttcgtAAAGCTTCTTCAATAAGAGCAGCATCATCACCAATTGAAGTATCATTATTTGCTTCAGAttcttgattattatcatggtcattatcatcatcaatatttgattGTGTTGATTCAACTGTTGGTTGTATATCAGATTCATTGTTATCATTATCAGTTGTTGCTTgtgattgatttatatttgtatcaacatcgtcattattatcattatcatcatctgaGAATAAATCACCAAGACCATCAACTTGTGGTATGACAAAATTAACATCACCATCAACTTGCATTGGATCACCACTTAATTGTGATACTAATGCTGCTGCACTTTGTGCCTCATTACCATTACAACTATCatcagttttattattatcattattagcAGCATTACTATCATCAGTTTCCATAAAATTAATACCTGGATTTTCTTGTAATGGTTCTGTTAATCCAGCTTCAGCAGCAAGTGCAGCAAGTGCTGCATCAGTTGTTGCTGGTCCATCAGATGTTGTTGCAAGTGATGCTGTTGGTTGTTTTTGTGGTacaaacattattttacttgtatCAATTTGTTCACCACTATTTGCTGTTACAATTGAACCAGTTGATTGCATTAATGTTAATGTTTTACTAAGACCACCAGCCATTTGTAATGTTAATGGTTTACCAGGTGTACCTAGTTGAGTTTTTGGTGAAAATATTGTACCTTGACTACCTTTTGTTGATATTGTAACTGTTTTTGTCATACCACCATGTCCAGTTATTGTTATTGGTTTACCAGTAATACCACCAGCTGCACCAGATGATAcaacaatcatttttaaacCTTGTTGATTTGTAATATGATTTGCTCCAGTTAATACATTAACTGGTGTTGTTAATGCACCACTACTTTGACCAGCTGGTGATGTTGTAACAGCTTGTACAGTACGTAAACCAGAACCAGTtgtaacaacaataaattgacCACCTTTACCAACTAAACCACCATTACCACCTTGTTTTGTTAACATTATTGTTTGTTTACCAGCTAAACCTTGTGCTTTACTCATTGTAACTAAATTTGAACttttcattgttaatatttttgaaccACCAACTGAATTTGGATTAACAAGGCGTAATATTGTTTGTCcttgattaattgttttacCACCAGGACCTTGTACACTTTTACCAGGTATTATACTCATTTTTGGCATTGCTACCATATTTTGTCCAGGTTTTAAAACATGTAATATTTGTTGTCCACTTATATTTTGTCCTggtttttgtaatattatttgtttacttTGTTGTGGTGATATTGCACGTAATACTGTTGAGCCTGGTGCAGCAAAACGTATTTGTTGTCCAGGTTGTACTGTTTTCATACGTACTGTTGTATTTGTCATTGTTTGTTGTGGTAAAACATTTGTTGTTATAACATTATTCATACTTATTTTTGGTGTTGCTGCAGCTGCTGCGGCTAATGCTGCAATACCAGACATTGCAGTTGGTGATTGACTCGTTACAACTTGTGTTGTTGGTATTGgggttgttgttgctgctgctacTGCTGCtgttgatggtgatgatgatgttgtttgtATATTATCAGGTGTTGCAACAACAGCAGATGTTGTTGCAGCAGTATTGACAATTGGTGAACGTACTCTAATAATATTACCAGCACCAAGACGTGGTGTCATTGGACTTGCTGATTTAACTATTGTTGGACTTGATATTGGTCTTGGTGATTGTGATTGTGCTTGTATTGTTGCTTGTACTCTTGCTGGACTTTGTGGCATTGTTGCACGTATTTGTGTTATTGTCGGTGTTGATATTTGAGCAACAGTTGTTAATGGTTGTGTTGTAACAGGTATTGTTGGTGGGGTTGGAGTTACAGTAGCAATTGGAACAATTGGTGTTACAGAAGCAATTGGTGTTACTGCAGCAATTGGTGTAGTAACAGCTGCTGAAACTTTTACAGCTGGTGATTGAGTTGTTGGCTGTAATGGTaatgctgctgctgttgttgtagGTGTGGGTGTTGGTGTTGGTTggggtggtggtggtggcaaTGCTGCTGGTTGGGTTAATGGTATTGCTGATGTGCCAATTGGAGTTGTCAATGATTGCCCAGCAGCAGCTGATCCAGGTGGtatatcatatttttgtatttgcaatatataatattgcgCTGATGGTGTTGCTGCCCAACTGACTTCTAATGAATTTGTTGATGCACGTACCAATTGTACacgtgatggtggtggtggtttaCTAACTTCAAGGAACCACAAATCTTTACAGCAAacctattataataattaattataggaaaaaaacaaacaaaaaaacaaagataagtgtttgtttttaaaattaaaaaaaaattcgggTAACAAAACTAACCCTAACCTGGTTGTTCCATGCTTTACGATAACCATCACGTCCTGACCAAACGTAAAGTCGACTTTGTATTCCTACCGCACAATGACCTGCTCTAGCACGTGGTACATTTTCTTCATGTGTATCAACACTAAGTTGTTCCCAAGTAAGTGTTtctgcaataataataataatatttaatatttaatataaaattgaattaaatatgtgaaaaaaaaagaaaattaaatatacaaatatatacctaAATTGAGACATGCCAATGTACTCGTACATTTCCATTCTTTTTCATGTGTTGCAACTTTAACATCATCAATAACAAGTGGCACCCAACCACCAAATACATACATACGATGTCCAATAAGTGTTGCTGTATGTAATGAACGTGGTAATGGTGTTGGTCCAAGTACAGTTGGTTTATTCCATGTCATTGTATCAACATCCAAAAACCATAAATCACCTAATCTACAACCGCTCATACCACCATAAATAACAAGACATGATTTACcagtttttttatctttatatgcAACACCAGTATGTGATTCACGTGGTGGTGGTTGTGGTCCAAATGTTTGTGGCATTTCCCATGCAGTTTGTCCATTTGGTAATAATTCAAGTgtatataaatcatttaaatatcttggtatattatttttaggatCATCACTATCATTTGCAAGAccaccaaataaaaatattttattaccaaTTAATGTAAAACTATGTCCAAGACGTGGACATggtatttgattatttttagatgGTTTTGGTTTTAATCTTTTCCATTCCCATCTACTTGCTTGTAATTCATataattcatttgaatatttacCATATTCTACCATACCACCAAATACAAGTATTCTTGTTCCTTCAACAACAAAACCATATGCTGCACAACCTGGTGGTATATCACCTTTTGTTGATGGTACAAACCATTGATTTGTTGctaaattagaaaaacaaaaatcatcatcatcatcatcatttttaaaaacataaaaaacataaaattgcGCGGTTGAACAATAATATCACAGCGCATGCGAGTGCATCAACTTGAAGTTGGCCATTGTACAATTTATTCAAGAGAGAAAAGTACAAGGATGGTAAATAGGGGGTGTGAAGAGCAAAgagaaaaacaagaaaaacaaGGATAAATATAGAGAAGTGGCAAACGTggaatatcatcatcatggagaaaaaaataattataatagccGCCTGACAATATAATATAGTGGGGGAAAAGCACAGTAATGGCCGCTCCCTTGCGTATAAACAGCAAAAATGTCAGataaactatatattttaataatgataattgaaatatgaataaatatataatattaatgacaataaaataatgcaaaatacatgattataaatatgctttttcatgattaattatagataaaaaatagttgatttTGTTTGTGCTCCGGCCGGCCAATGTCGTGTCAACGCACGCCGCCATATTGAATCGCGGGAACAGAACGGCGGGGACTTGATGATAGGACGCACGATTTAATACACaatcatatgaaaaattttaatatattttcattttgtttatatt is drawn from Aphidius gifuensis isolate YNYX2018 linkage group LG3, ASM1490517v1, whole genome shotgun sequence and contains these coding sequences:
- the LOC122852930 gene encoding host cell factor isoform X1, with protein sequence MAAPMLKWKKLTNPTGPQPRPRHGHRAVAIKDLMVVFGGGNEGIVDELHVYNTATNQWFVPSTKGDIPPGCAAYGFVVEGTRILVFGGMVEYGKYSNELYELQASRWEWKRLKPKPSKNNQIPCPRLGHSFTLIGNKIFLFGGLANDSDDPKNNIPRYLNDLYTLELLPNGQTAWEMPQTFGPQPPPRESHTGVAYKDKKTGKSCLVIYGGMSGCRLGDLWFLDVDTMTWNKPTVLGPTPLPRSLHTATLIGHRMYVFGGWVPLVIDDVKVATHEKEWKCTSTLACLNLETLTWEQLSVDTHEENVPRARAGHCAVGIQSRLYVWSGRDGYRKAWNNQVRVCCKDLWFLEVSKPPPPSRVQLVRASTNSLEVSWAATPSAQYYILQIQKYDIPPGSAAAGQSLTTPIGTSAIPLTQPAALPPPPPQPTPTPTPTTTAAALPLQPTTQSPAVKVSAAVTTPIAAVTPIASVTPIVPIATVTPTPPTIPVTTQPLTTVAQISTPTITQIRATMPQSPARVQATIQAQSQSPRPISSPTIVKSASPMTPRLGAGNIIRVRSPIVNTAATTSAVVATPDNIQTTSSSPSTAAVAAATTTPIPTTQVVTSQSPTAMSGIAALAAAAAATPKISMNNVITTNVLPQQTMTNTTVRMKTVQPGQQIRFAAPGSTVLRAISPQQSKQIILQKPGQNISGQQILHVLKPGQNMVAMPKMSIIPGKSVQGPGGKTINQGQTILRLVNPNSVGGSKILTMKSSNLVTMSKAQGLAGKQTIMLTKQGGNGGLVGKGGQFIVVTTGSGLRTVQAVTTSPAGQSSGALTTPVNVLTGANHITNQQGLKMIVVSSGAAGGITGKPITITGHGGMTKTVTISTKGSQGTIFSPKTQLGTPGKPLTLQMAGGLSKTLTLMQSTGSIVTANSGEQIDTSKIMFVPQKQPTASLATTSDGPATTDAALAALAAEAGLTEPLQENPGINFMETDDSNAANNDNNKTDDSCNGNEAQSAAALVSQLSGDPMQVDGDVNFVIPQVDGLGDLFSDDDNDNNDDVDTNINQSQATTDNDNNESDIQPTVESTQSNIDDDNDHDNNQESEANNDTSIGDDAALIEEALRKNDDNDTIENTSENLQDNNDESEIAPNDLPVEPSESNLTSESDMQIVSNAPSEGDSFPTEQSELQQQQQPTSQELSEMSFEDEAEQKHIITDQLDTSQEKEDEEKLQQQQQQQDQEKENEKVDNTNTNENEEKEQEHEQIEPVVNKQCKQEQIDNDLQQMNDDENDKIDNIESELEKLNAETTNEPEKNQDNNLMINKTEDEPMSTDSSNDKITPPTLQSTPPQVPQVPQEPQVRQIKLEPISEPMDEDTEGNKQPETVTNGNSTTKENEEQLQPKINQINTIPMTAPVKIEASQESNNKEQLSKVEKQNETRVTGSGDSTALSTLATAALGSVEHAIKSTNKIVINEEDKKDANWFDVGICKGVTCTVQHYYLPGDQPIDLNLPIAEIYKGRSKLPLESGVAYKFRVAAVNSCGISAWSDVSAFKTCLPGYPGAPSAIKISKSSDGAQLSWEPPPSNLGPILEYSVYLAVRNASSVSNSAGGEPTTVSTTPTQLAFIRVYCGPTNACCVPNISLSAAHMDTTSKPAIIFRIAARNDKGYGPATQVRWLQDPTTAVKNNPQVKRSVTDNRSPGYSPIKKIKQEASGDNVS
- the LOC122852930 gene encoding host cell factor isoform X2 encodes the protein MAAPMLKWKKLTNPTGPQPRPRHGHRAVAIKDLMVVFGGGNEGIVDELHVYNTATNQWFVPSTKGDIPPGCAAYGFVVEGTRILVFGGMVEYGKYSNELYELQASRWEWKRLKPKPSKNNQIPCPRLGHSFTLIGNKIFLFGGLANDSDDPKNNIPRYLNDLYTLELLPNGQTAWEMPQTFGPQPPPRESHTGVAYKDKKTGKSCLVIYGGMSGCRLGDLWFLDVDTMTWNKPTVLGPTPLPRSLHTATLIGHRMYVFGGWVPLVIDDVKVATHEKEWKCTSTLACLNLETLTWEQLSVDTHEENVPRARAGHCAVGIQSRLYVWSGRDGYRKAWNNQVCCKDLWFLEVSKPPPPSRVQLVRASTNSLEVSWAATPSAQYYILQIQKYDIPPGSAAAGQSLTTPIGTSAIPLTQPAALPPPPPQPTPTPTPTTTAAALPLQPTTQSPAVKVSAAVTTPIAAVTPIASVTPIVPIATVTPTPPTIPVTTQPLTTVAQISTPTITQIRATMPQSPARVQATIQAQSQSPRPISSPTIVKSASPMTPRLGAGNIIRVRSPIVNTAATTSAVVATPDNIQTTSSSPSTAAVAAATTTPIPTTQVVTSQSPTAMSGIAALAAAAAATPKISMNNVITTNVLPQQTMTNTTVRMKTVQPGQQIRFAAPGSTVLRAISPQQSKQIILQKPGQNISGQQILHVLKPGQNMVAMPKMSIIPGKSVQGPGGKTINQGQTILRLVNPNSVGGSKILTMKSSNLVTMSKAQGLAGKQTIMLTKQGGNGGLVGKGGQFIVVTTGSGLRTVQAVTTSPAGQSSGALTTPVNVLTGANHITNQQGLKMIVVSSGAAGGITGKPITITGHGGMTKTVTISTKGSQGTIFSPKTQLGTPGKPLTLQMAGGLSKTLTLMQSTGSIVTANSGEQIDTSKIMFVPQKQPTASLATTSDGPATTDAALAALAAEAGLTEPLQENPGINFMETDDSNAANNDNNKTDDSCNGNEAQSAAALVSQLSGDPMQVDGDVNFVIPQVDGLGDLFSDDDNDNNDDVDTNINQSQATTDNDNNESDIQPTVESTQSNIDDDNDHDNNQESEANNDTSIGDDAALIEEALRKNDDNDTIENTSENLQDNNDESEIAPNDLPVEPSESNLTSESDMQIVSNAPSEGDSFPTEQSELQQQQQPTSQELSEMSFEDEAEQKHIITDQLDTSQEKEDEEKLQQQQQQQDQEKENEKVDNTNTNENEEKEQEHEQIEPVVNKQCKQEQIDNDLQQMNDDENDKIDNIESELEKLNAETTNEPEKNQDNNLMINKTEDEPMSTDSSNDKITPPTLQSTPPQVPQVPQEPQVRQIKLEPISEPMDEDTEGNKQPETVTNGNSTTKENEEQLQPKINQINTIPMTAPVKIEASQESNNKEQLSKVEKQNETRVTGSGDSTALSTLATAALGSVEHAIKSTNKIVINEEDKKDANWFDVGICKGVTCTVQHYYLPGDQPIDLNLPIAEIYKGRSKLPLESGVAYKFRVAAVNSCGISAWSDVSAFKTCLPGYPGAPSAIKISKSSDGAQLSWEPPPSNLGPILEYSVYLAVRNASSVSNSAGGEPTTVSTTPTQLAFIRVYCGPTNACCVPNISLSAAHMDTTSKPAIIFRIAARNDKGYGPATQVRWLQDPTTAVKNNPQVKRSVTDNRSPGYSPIKKIKQEASGDNVS